The DNA sequence CAAGGTCGACATCCGCGGCACCGCCGTCGACGTCGTCCGCCGGATGGGCCTGCTGGAACAGGTGCACGCGGTCGCCACCGACATGCGCGGCGCCGGGTTCGTGAACAAGCGTGGCAAGGAGATCGCGAAGCTGGACGCCGACACGTTCGGCTTCCGCGACGGCGACGACACCGAGATCCTGCGCGGCGACCTGGCGAAGATCCTCTACGAGCACACCCGCGACGACGTCGAATACGTCTTCGGCGACTGGATCACCGGGCTCGACGAGCGCGCGGACGGCGTCCACGTCACCTTCGCCCACGGCGCGCCCCGTCGGTTCGACCTGGTCGTCGGCGCCGACGGGCTGCACTCCGGCGTCCGCGCGCTGGCGTTCGGCCCGGAAGAGCAGTTCCTGAAGCGGTTCGACGCCTACATCTCGATCTCGACCGTGCCCAACACCTTCGACCTGGACCGCTGGGAGCTGCTGCACTCGGCGGCGCCGGGCAAGATGGTCAACGTCTACAGCACGGCCCGCGCCGCGGACGCGAAGGCCGCGTTCTGGTTCACCGGCACGGACCTGCCCTACGACCGCCGCGACGTCGACGGCCAGAAGAACCTCGTCGCCGACCAGTTCGCCGGCCTCGGCTGGCAGATCCCGGAGCTGCTGGA is a window from the Amycolatopsis sp. NBC_00355 genome containing:
- a CDS encoding FAD-dependent monooxygenase, whose protein sequence is MTDNREILISGASVAGPALAWWLHHHGFRPTIVERAPSLREGGYKVDIRGTAVDVVRRMGLLEQVHAVATDMRGAGFVNKRGKEIAKLDADTFGFRDGDDTEILRGDLAKILYEHTRDDVEYVFGDWITGLDERADGVHVTFAHGAPRRFDLVVGADGLHSGVRALAFGPEEQFLKRFDAYISISTVPNTFDLDRWELLHSAAPGKMVNVYSTARAADAKAAFWFTGTDLPYDRRDVDGQKNLVADQFAGLGWQIPELLESMRAAGDFYFDPVCQILMDRVSAGRVTLVGDAGYCPSPASGQGTSLALAGAYVLAGELAAAAGDFTVAFEKYEAEMRPYIEKNQALAKSALRGIIPQSRAFAWINTRMIKLMPYMPGRNRILEQIAAPIRQAANALVLKDYATAGRAAG